A window of Fragaria vesca subsp. vesca linkage group LG7, FraVesHawaii_1.0, whole genome shotgun sequence contains these coding sequences:
- the LOC101310169 gene encoding 3-ketoacyl-CoA synthase 6-like, whose protein sequence is MAPLVSKQIVSTLSQCLGLLVLILVTSLEALFLLQKSPPIFHLINLSCFTIFFILKPYLSKKTHKIYLVDFSCLKPPSHCKVPFSKFLKNSSMIEGFDSESVAFMANILASSGQSQETYLPPALHHIPPKTHHHEYIKEVHMVLFPIMDDLLAKTKLSPQDIDILIVNCSGFNPTPSLTSIVINHYSMKSDIKSFNLSGMGCSAGALGIDMAQNLLQIHKNSYAVVLSTEILSTGWYAGHEKPKLILNCLFRMGSAAILLTNKNQTSKHPKYELFKTLRTNKSYDDRAYLSTIREEDSEGKLGVTIKRDLLQVAGETLRANVTVLGSSILPLSEKFWHGVSIIRKRFLNKSAEIYVPNFKSVIEHFCLPASGRPVIREIGKGLKLGDREMEAAVMTLHRFGNQSSSALWYELAYLEGKERVKKGDKVWQLGMGTGPKCTSLVWKCIRPIEGESKRGPWADCIHRYPIGAHEEAN, encoded by the coding sequence ATGGCACCTCTAGTTTCAAAGCAGATAGTTTCAACTCTCTCCCAATGTCTAGGACTTCTGGTGCTCATACTTGTAACATCCCTTGAAGCCTTGTTTCTCCTCCAAAAAAGTCCACCCATTTTCCACTTGATTAACCTCTCTTGCTTCACCATCTTCTTCATCCTCAAGCCTTACCTCTCCAAAAAGACTCACAAAATCTACTTGGTAGACTTCTCATGTCTAAAACCCCCAAGCCACTGCAAAGTCCCCTTCTCCAAATTCCTCAAGAACTCCTCCATGATTGAAGGTTTCGACAGCGAAAGCGTAGCTTTCATGGCCAACATCCTCGCTTCTTCCGGACAGAGCCAAGAGACTTATCTCCCTCCAGCCTTGCACCACATTCCTCCCAAAACCCACCACCATGAATACATCAAAGAAGTCCATATGGTACTTTTCCCCATCATGGATGACCTTTTGGCCAAAACCAAACTATCCCCTCAAGACATTGACATCCTAATAGTAAACTGCAGCGGTTTCAATCCCACTCCTTCTCTAACCTCCATTGTCATCAACCACTACTCAATGAAATCTGACATCAAGAGCTTCAACCTCTCCGGAATGGGCTGCAGCGCAGGCGCTTTGGGCATTGATATGGCCCAAAACCTCCTCCAGATTCACAAGAACTCATACGCCGTCGTTTTGAGCACAGAGATTCTATCAACAGGCTGGTATGCAGGTCATGAAAAGCCCAAGTTGATCCTCAACTGCCTCTTCAGAATGGGCAGCGCCGCCATTTTGCTCACAAACAAAAACCAAACATCCAAACATCCAAAGTACGAGCTCTTCAAAACTCTCAGAACGAATAAATCCTACGACGACAGAGCTTACCTCTCCACCATCCGAGAAGAAGACTCGGAAGGAAAACTCGGGGTCACCATCAAACGTGATCTCCTCCAAGTCGCCGGCGAGACGCTCCGAGCAAACGTCACCGTTTTGGGGTCGTCAATCCTTCCGTTGTCCGAGAAGTTCTGGCACGGCGTTTCCATAATCAGGAAGAGATTCTTGAACAAGTCTGCGGAGATTTACGTGCCGAATTTCAAGAGTGTGATAGAGCATTTCTGTCTGCCGGCGTCAGGGAGGCCGGTGATAAGGGAGATCGGAAAAGGGTTGAAGCTTGGAGATAGGGAAATGGAGGCTGCCGTGATGACGTTGCACCGGTTTGGGAACCAGTCGTCTTCTGCACTGTGGTATGAATTGGCGTACTTGGAGGGAAAAGAGAGAGTGAAGAAAGGTGACAAGGTTTGGCAGCTTGGGATGGGCACTGGGCCGAAGTGCACTAGTTTGGTTTGGAAGTGTATAAGGCCCATTGAGGGTGAGTCCAAGAGAGGCCCGTGGGCCGATTGCATCCATCGATATCCAATTGGAGCCCACGAAGAAGCTAATTAG
- the LOC101305711 gene encoding alpha-L-fucosidase 1-like, with protein sequence MGKQWCSLFIITFFELCTFTFSRLEQVTPPPLPILPLPTYHQLKWQQREIIMFLHFGVNTFTGLERGTGNENPAIFNPVALDASQWVSVAEDAGISLMILTAKHHDGFCLWPSKYTDHTVKKSPWKNGHGDVVQELVDASKPRGVDVGLYLSPWDRHDHRYGMEKPYNEYYLAQLQELLTRYGSLREIWFDGFKGEDAPNMSYFFTDWFSMVKELQSSINIFSDAGPDVRWVGNEDGFAGESCWSTINRTSLSIGNASIEHYLNRGDPKGTDWLPAESDVSIRKGWFWHSSESPKKLSQLLKIYYNSVGRNSVLLLNVPPNSTGLISEVDVERLREFRTAIDTIFSTNVAEKCSIKVSSQRGGIGGGFGPENVLDSDHLWTYWAPRDGDKDDHWIEFRADEGMRFNAIRIQEAIGLGQRIKRHKICVDGKVVANGTTVGYKRLHRLNNGVVHGQTVRIRIEESRGNLPLISSIGLHFDPYWHPEKGV encoded by the exons ATGGGTAAACAATGGTGCTCTTTGTTCATAATCACATTCTTTGAACTATGCACATTTACCTTCTCTAGGCTTGAGCAAGTAACACCACCCCCCTTGCCAATTCTACCACTTCCTACATATCACCAGCTGAAATGGCAACAAAGGGAGATAATAATGTTCCTCCATTTTGGAGTGAACACATTCACTGGCCTTGAGCGTGGCACTGGGAATGAAAATCCAGCCATATTCAACCCGGTTGCACTTGATGCGAGCCAATGGGTTAGTGTAGCAGAAGATGCAGGGATATCACTAATGATACTTACTGCAAAGCACCATGATGGGTTTTGCTTGTGGCCTTCTAAGTACACTGACCATACTGTAAAAAAAAGTCCTTGGAAAAATGGCCATGGTGATGTTGTTCAGGAACTGGTTGATGCGTCTAAGCCCCGTGGGGTTGATGTTGGGCTGTATCTCTCACCCTGGGATAGACATGATCACAGATATGGGATGGAGAAACCATATAACGAATACTACTTGGCTCAGTTACAAGAGCTACTCACTAG ATATGGGAGTTTAAGAGAAATTTGGTTTGACGGATTTAAAGGTGAAGATGCACCAAACATGTCCTACTTTTTTACAGATTGGTTCTCTATGGTGAAGGAGTTGCAGAGTTCCATTAACATATTTTCTGATGCTGGTCCGGATGTTAGATGGGTTGGAAATGAGGATGGGTTTGCCGGAGAATCATGCTGGTCCACCATCAATCGGACCTCGTTATCAATTGGGAATGCAAGCATTGAGCA CTATCTCAACAGAGGTGATCCGAAAGGGACAGATTGGTTGCCAGCAGAGAGCGATGTTTCAATCCGAAAAGGATGGTTTTGGCATAGTTCAGAGTCACCTAAGAAGCTAAGCCAGCTACTCAAAATTTACTATAACTCAGTAGGACGAAATTCTGTGTTACTACTCAACGTGCCTCCTAATTCAACAGGGCTCATATCAGAAGTAGATGTTGAAAGACTCCGAGAATTCAGAACAGCAATCGACACCATATTTTCGACAAATGTAGCAGAGAAATGCTCCATCAAGGTGAGTAGCCAAAGAGGGGGTATTGGAGGAGGTTTTGGACCTGAAAATGTGCTAGACAGTGACCATTTGTGGACATATTGGGCTCCGAGGGATGGTGACAAAGATGATCACTGGATTGAATTTAGAGCAGATGAAGGGATGAGGTTCAATGCGATCAGGATTCAAGAGGCAATTGGTCTTGGTCAGAGGATCAAACGGCACAAAATTTGTGTCGATGGTAAAGTAGTAGCTAATGGAACCACAGTGGGTTACAAGAGACTTCACAGACTTAATAATGGAGTAGTCCATGGCCAAACTGTAAGAATCAGAATTGAAGAATCGAGGGGTAATCTTCCTTTGATTTCATCCATTGGTCTGCATTTTGATCCCTATTGGCACCCAGAGAAAGGTGTATGA